A section of the Delphinus delphis chromosome 1, mDelDel1.2, whole genome shotgun sequence genome encodes:
- the C1H1orf56 gene encoding LOW QUALITY PROTEIN: protein MENT (The sequence of the model RefSeq protein was modified relative to this genomic sequence to represent the inferred CDS: inserted 3 bases in 2 codons), translating into MVPADGALLWALLLSLGPRAAGVEGLTSTXRDSFRFGGPMTRSYRTTARSTRSVVSQKMRVXMEDEDDVVAVADSLAGPAAAELLASTVSTGSRSRLSAEEDGSLEERVVTYARKNNTELETRNTTSSTPGGPSPGFTANDQDSEIRMSSSQRPSTWKADVDQLLSDTTLNQWSTAPSTPNQWPLPSPTAMPAPEDLRLVPMPWGPWHCHCKSGTMSRTWAGKPRGLSGRLRVGALSQPHTEHRPCTYHQCPCNREREECPLDAGLCPDTSCTTQTTTRATTTTPLPLLVSRLRLTPFIPSLRPNPALAFWKRVRTELEDIWNSLSTVFTEMQPINRNRR; encoded by the exons ATGGTCCCCGCTGATGGCGCGCTGCTCTGGGCCCTGCTGCTGAGTCTGGGGCCCCGGGCGGCGGGGGTCGAAGGCCTGACTTCGAC GCGGGACAGTTTCCGCTTCGGGGGGCCTATGACCCGCAGCTACCGGACCACCGCCCGGAGCACCCGGAGCGTTGTTTCCCAGAAGATGAGGG ACATGGAGGATGAGGATGACGTCGTGGCCGTGGCCGACAGCCTGGCAGGCCCGGCCGCTGCCGAGCTCTTGGCCTCCACGGTGTCCACAGGTAGCAGGTCGCGATTGTCGGCGGAGGAGGATGGGTCTTTGGAAGAGAGGGTTGTGACTTACGCTAGAAAGAATAACACCGAGTTGGAGACTCGCAATACGACTTCCAGTACACCTGGGGGGCCCAGCCCAGGGTTTACAGCGAATGACCAGGATTCCGAAATCAGGATGAGTTCAAGCCAGCGGCCCTCCACCTGGAAGGCTGATGTGGACCAGCTGCTCTCCGACACTACCCTGAACCAGTGGTCAACAGCACCGTCCACCCCAAACCAGTGGCCACTGCCCTCGCCCACAGCCATGCCAGCTCCCGAGGATCTGCGACTGGTGCCGATGCCCTGGGGCCCGTGGCACTGCCACTGCAAGTCCGGCACCATGAGCCGGACCTGGGCCGGGAAACCGCGTGGCCTTTCGGGGCGCCTGCGAGTTGGGGCGCTGAGCCAACCCCACACTGAGCACCGGCCTTGCACCTACCACCAATGCCCCTGCAACCGTGAGCGGGAGGAGTGCCCCCTCGATGCAGGTCTCTGTCCTGACACCAGCTGCACCACTCAGACCACCACCAGGGCCACCACCACTACTCCTCTTCCCCTACTAGTCAGCCGACTCAGACTCACCCCCTTCATCCCCAGTCTCAGGCCCAACCCAGCCCTTGCTTTTTGGAAAAGGGTCAGGACTGAGCTGGAGGATATTTGGAACAGCCTGTCTACAGTGTTCACAGAGATGCAACCA ATAAACAGAAATCGGAGGTAA
- the MLLT11 gene encoding protein AF1q — MRDPVSSQYSSFLFWRMPIPELDLSELEGLGLSDTSTYKNKDSSVGKTTGQATGAEQEKNPEGDALLEYSTFNFWRAPIASIHSFELDLL, encoded by the coding sequence ATGAGGGACCCTGTGAGTAGCCAGTACAGCTCCTTTCTTTTCTGGAGGATGCCCATTCCAGAACTGGATCTGTCGGAGCTGGAAGGCCTGGGTCTGTCAGATACATCCACCTACAAGAACAAGGACAGCAGCGTTGGCAAAACAACGGGGCAAGCAACCGGAGCAGAGCAGGAGAAAAACCCTGAAGGCGATGCCCTCCTCGAGTACAGCACCTTCAACTTTTGGAGAGCTCCCATTGCCAGCATCCACTCCTTCGAATTGGACTTGCTCTAA
- the CDC42SE1 gene encoding CDC42 small effector protein 1 translates to MSEFWHKLGCCVVEKPQPKKKRRRIDRTMIGEPMNFVHLTHIGSGEMGAGDGLAMTGAVQEQMRSKGNRDRPWSNSRGL, encoded by the exons ATGAGTGAATTTTGGCACAAACTGGGCTGCTGCGTGGTAGAGAAACCCCAGCCG aagaagaagaggagacgGATTGACCGGACCATGATTGGGGAACCAATGAATTTTGTCCACCTGACTCACATTGGCTCTGGGGAGATGGGTGCTGGAGATGGACTTGCCATG ACAGGTGCAGTTCAGGAGCAGATGAGATCCAAGGGAAACCGAGACAGACCGTGGAGCAATTCTAGGGGCTTGTAG